A stretch of DNA from Lotus japonicus ecotype B-129 chromosome 4, LjGifu_v1.2:
TTGTTCATTACTTAGGTCTTTGTCCCGAATTCTTGGGTGTGTACCCTTCAGCATGTGGAGTTAGTTCCTTTTAAGCATTTAAGCTTTCTAAACTTCGCCGTAGATGAACTTTCAACCAATCACCCGTAACTAGCCACTGAAAGTCTGAAACCATTTGTCTTCACCACCCAAGCATCCAGCCACTGAAACTGTGTGTCTTACCACCCAAGCAGTTTTCAACCTCATGGCCCGGCTACGTTTACCCTTATGGCCTTATCTGAAAGACTCCATTCACCTTGCCATTTTGCTACTGGTTATTGTTTCCATTATTGCTTTTCTCTAATCGGTTTTGCTTGCTCAATACTCAGTATAATTTGTCTGTCTAATCCCAAGTGGAATAACCACATCCCGTGTGGACAAGTGTAAATAAAAAACATTCAATTCAAATGTGATTGtttaaccctttttttttttaataggcaaatgttagtgattagttgttagtaagttagaaaatcccttcaaagttCTCTTCCAGgtttcgaaccctggaccttcccctccccacccttatgtcccctgactcttaccacttgagctaaccctcggggacgAGGGTTTAACCCTTAGAATAATCCACAGAAAGTGCTTCAAACTCAACAATTTACATATAATCCCCTACTAAAAAAAATCGATGGGCCTTTCTTcctttaaaaattttaaattagaaGAACAAATTGCTCAACCGCTTATAACCTCCAAAAGATACAAAAACAGAACACATCTATTGGAGAGAATTACCTGCTAGGCATAAACTATAAAGTATTATATCAATCATGATCTTCATCATCATATAGAAAAGCAAAGCATTTTCCCCTGGAGAATCATGCATAAAACTATCATAGAAACTCATGATCTTCTTGAGCACTACACGTAATCAACAATGCCACTAATAGATTAAGAACATAACTTTGAGTCAGATATCAAACTAAGATGTTCCAtgtaatttttcatttaaaCAATCTGCTTAGCAAAAATTTCATACAATTTGATGTTCAACTATTATTAGACATAGACGCCACTGGCAAGTAAGAGAAACAAGGATCCAAAGCCCTGCAAGAAAATAGACACATAAGCATAAGTTTACAATTTTATACCAACATCATGTCAAAGTGACTGAAGATAAGAAATAGAAAAAGACACATACCAAGAAGACTGATGCCACTGCTCCAGTTGTCAGCTCCTGAGCAAGGGAACGGGTTTTCCGAGAAGAGGTTGCTTCATAACTGCAAATAATACAGCCAATTATTCGAATGAGTAGAGAGAAGTTAAAGATACAATGATAAGCTGTCAGCTGAAAATTTATAGCTTATGAAACTCGAGCTAACAAGATATTGGGGAACTTCTGATCTGATTAAAGTTCCAATGGTTCAAGCTTCAAGTATCACACTCAATCATTAATGCACCACAAAAACATAAGACTAAGTCCAAGCTGAACAGAGGCACCAATCACTAATACATCACTGAA
This window harbors:
- the LOC130710987 gene encoding uncharacterized protein LOC130710987, giving the protein MAPKPITSPVPDAWYPTLSVFTLAIGLVLTASFFIYEATSSRKTRSLAQELTTGAVASVFLGFGSLFLLLASGVYV